A window of Maioricimonas rarisocia genomic DNA:
AGGGGGCGGCTGCGGATGCGATCTTCTGGGTCGGCGTGATCAAGTACGAGCAAGGTGAATACAAGGTCGCGGCCGACACGCTCCGGCAGTACCTCGTGACCTACCGTGGCCACTACTGGAATACGGTTGCCCGCTACCTGCTCGCCCTTTCGCTGGCACAGCAGGGGCAGACTGCCGAAGGGGCACAGCTGCTCAGCGCCGCTGCGGGAGAAACAGGCGTTCCGCGGAACTGGCTGTATCTCGCCCGCAAGTGGCGCGATGCGGGCAACTGATCCGGCGGCGCAGCCGAGACGAGGCAGGCAGGCCCTCTGGACGGGCAGCTCCTGGCGGCAGTCGGGAAATCCTGTTCGGTCCAGCAAATCCAAGACAGCGAGAAGAGTCGGGTGCGTCTTTCCGAGGAAAACCGCCCGTAGCTGACTATGCTCAATTTCCTGCGTAAGCGCTGGTTCCTCGTCGGGCTGCTCATTGCGATCGGTGGCGGGCTCCCGCTCGGGTTCGCACTTCCTGCCGATCAGCTCGACCAGCTCAGATCCAGTATCGGTGCGAGCAAGACCGGCTACGTGGTCGCGCTCGTTCTGTTTCTGATGTCTTTCAGTCTGGACGGACGCAAACTGCGGGCATCGCTTGTTGCACCGGCACCGGTGCTGTGGGCGGTTCTGATCAATCAGGCCATGATTCCCCTGATGGCCTGGCCGTTGAGCTGGATCCAGGGCAACGATGACTTTCGTCTGGGACTGATGATCGCGGCAACGGTTCCCTGCACGATGGCGGCGGCCTCCGTCTGGACGCGCAAAGCCGGCGGGAATGATGCGGTTTCGCTATTGGTGACAGTGCTCACCAACGGACTCTGTTTCATTGTTACGCCCCTGTGGCTGCAGACATTTGCGACTCTGGAACTGGCCGGCGTCGTCTCTTCGGTGAATCTCGACACGTGGCAGATGGTCCAGC
This region includes:
- a CDS encoding bile acid:sodium symporter family protein, with product MLNFLRKRWFLVGLLIAIGGGLPLGFALPADQLDQLRSSIGASKTGYVVALVLFLMSFSLDGRKLRASLVAPAPVLWAVLINQAMIPLMAWPLSWIQGNDDFRLGLMIAATVPCTMAAASVWTRKAGGNDAVSLLVTVLTNGLCFIVTPLWLQTFATLELAGVVSSVNLDTWQMVQRLIQSALIPIVLGQLARLIPALARGADRYKTPMGVWAQAAILLLVFGAACGAGPQLASGAGYEGGVQAIILVWISCIVLHLAGMLIAVRGATAIGFSADDRRAIAFAGSQKTLPIGVLLATDPQLFGSSGLPFAVFPMLMFHGSQLFIDTAVADRMADSAVDAGEPEVVGAEAITD